A stretch of Patagioenas fasciata isolate bPatFas1 chromosome 4, bPatFas1.hap1, whole genome shotgun sequence DNA encodes these proteins:
- the LOC136101514 gene encoding interleukin-8-like isoform X1 — translation MNTRLCLVLLLATALCRGSPLAGELRCRCVRTVSEVIPPRRLARVEFVAEGPHCAVPEVIATTKHGQTVCLSPFAPWVKLIVTRILNRYLPRAEGSASRPSCSTLIETLTG, via the exons ATGAACACACGTCTCTGCCTCGTCCTCCTCCTGGCCACCGCTCTCTGCCGGG GTTCGCCGCTGGCCGGGGAGCTGCGCTGCCGTTGTGTGCGGACCGTGTCCGAGGTGATCCCGCCGCGGCGACTGGCCCGCGTGGAGTTCGTCGCCGAGGGGCCGCACTGCGCCGTGCCCGAAGTCAT AGCCACGACGAAGCACGGACAGACGGTCTGCCTGAGCCCCTTCGCACCCTGGGTCAAGCTCATCGTCACCAGGATCCTCAACAGGTACCTGCCGCGGGCGGAGGGCAGCGCGTCCCGCCCCAGCTGCAGCACACTCATAGAAACCCTCACTGGCTAA
- the LOC136101514 gene encoding alveolar macrophage chemotactic factor-like isoform X2, translating into MNTRLCLVLLLATALCRGSPLAGELRCRCVRTVSEVIPPRRLARVEFVAEGPHCAVPEVIATTKHGQTVCLSPFAPWVKLIVTRILNSSTQKN; encoded by the exons ATGAACACACGTCTCTGCCTCGTCCTCCTCCTGGCCACCGCTCTCTGCCGGG GTTCGCCGCTGGCCGGGGAGCTGCGCTGCCGTTGTGTGCGGACCGTGTCCGAGGTGATCCCGCCGCGGCGACTGGCCCGCGTGGAGTTCGTCGCCGAGGGGCCGCACTGCGCCGTGCCCGAAGTCAT AGCCACGACGAAGCACGGACAGACGGTCTGCCTGAGCCCCTTCGCACCCTGGGTCAAGCTCATCGTCACCAGGATCCTCAACAG CTCAACACAGAAAAACTGA